One stretch of Elusimicrobiota bacterium DNA includes these proteins:
- a CDS encoding YgiT-type zinc finger protein translates to MQNKYPDCVYCGGKVVEKKIEFDYRRSGKHFIIKSIPAGVCHQCGEKFFRSDVSKKMDELYHRRQQVEKYIKIPVLEFAVAK, encoded by the coding sequence ATGCAGAATAAATATCCAGATTGTGTCTATTGCGGTGGTAAAGTAGTAGAGAAGAAAATTGAGTTTGATTACAGACGCAGTGGGAAACATTTTATTATTAAAAGCATCCCAGCTGGCGTTTGCCACCAATGTGGTGAAAAATTTTTCAGAAGTGATGTCTCTAAAAAGATGGATGAACTTTACCATAGACGACAACAAGTTGAAAAATATATTAAAATTCCTGTTTTAGAATTTGCTGTTGCAAAATAA
- a CDS encoding acyl-CoA dehydrogenase family protein, translating to MDYFLTDEQKMIVELARKVAQEKIKPVRQHYDETGEFPWEIVKELAHVDLMGLYIPQEYGGFGGGVMELCLAVEELCKVDGGIALALAATALGTFPIILFGTDEQKKKYLPRIAKGEILTAFGLTEPEAGSDAGATKTTAKKEGDYYILNGTKCFITNGGVAEVYTIIAITDKTKGSRGASAFIVEKGTPGFSFGKKENKMGIRASATCELIFQDCKVPKENLLGKEGAGFIVAMKTLDQSRPGVAAQALGIASGALDEAVEYAKTRKQFGHPISSFQAIQHILADMATEIEAARALVYSVARAIDRGDKDISGASAMCKLFASDVAMKVTTDAVQIFGGYGYMKEYPAEKMMRDAKITQIYEGTNQIQRNVIALDLIKKSAKKK from the coding sequence TGAGTTAGCACGCAAAGTAGCACAGGAAAAAATCAAACCAGTTCGGCAACATTATGATGAAACCGGTGAGTTCCCATGGGAAATTGTAAAAGAACTAGCACACGTAGATTTGATGGGGCTTTATATCCCGCAGGAATACGGTGGCTTCGGTGGCGGAGTAATGGAGTTGTGCCTTGCAGTTGAAGAACTTTGTAAGGTTGACGGCGGTATCGCACTTGCACTTGCTGCAACCGCACTTGGCACATTCCCGATAATTTTATTCGGAACCGACGAGCAAAAGAAAAAATATCTGCCAAGAATCGCAAAAGGAGAGATATTAACAGCATTTGGTTTGACAGAGCCGGAAGCAGGTAGTGACGCTGGCGCAACTAAAACTACAGCAAAAAAAGAAGGAGATTATTATATCTTAAACGGGACAAAATGTTTTATCACAAATGGCGGTGTTGCAGAGGTTTATACAATCATTGCAATAACTGATAAGACAAAAGGCTCTCGCGGTGCATCTGCATTTATCGTTGAAAAAGGGACACCCGGATTTTCATTCGGCAAAAAAGAAAATAAAATGGGCATCCGCGCTTCCGCAACCTGTGAACTCATTTTTCAGGATTGTAAAGTACCCAAAGAAAATCTGTTAGGCAAAGAAGGTGCTGGATTTATCGTTGCGATGAAAACACTTGACCAGTCAAGACCGGGCGTTGCAGCACAGGCATTAGGCATTGCATCAGGCGCATTAGATGAAGCCGTAGAATACGCAAAAACAAGAAAACAATTCGGTCATCCGATTTCAAGTTTTCAGGCGATACAGCATATTCTGGCAGATATGGCAACGGAAATTGAAGCGGCAAGGGCGCTGGTTTATTCGGTTGCTCGGGCGATTGATAGAGGCGATAAAGATATTTCAGGCGCTTCCGCAATGTGCAAACTTTTTGCATCTGATGTCGCTATGAAGGTTACAACTGATGCAGTCCAAATTTTCGGTGGATATGGCTATATGAAAGAATATCCTGCTGAAAAAATGATGCGAGATGCAAAAATCACACAGATTTACGAGGGAACAAACCAGATACAGCGAAATGTAATCGCACTGGATTTAATCAAAAAATCCGCCAAGAAAAAATAA
- a CDS encoding DUF4258 domain-containing protein, giving the protein MIYPDLLNEIKTKVKNGQYIISEHAQVERLEENIDVEEIEEAILNGEILEDYPEDRRGHSCLILCYSGKKVIHTICGVKQNKVVIITVYLPKLPKWITPKQRAGGTKNAE; this is encoded by the coding sequence ATGATATATCCTGATTTGCTTAATGAAATAAAAACAAAAGTAAAAAATGGCCAATACATTATTTCGGAACATGCCCAAGTTGAAAGGTTAGAGGAAAACATAGATGTTGAAGAAATTGAGGAAGCAATACTTAATGGAGAAATCCTTGAAGATTATCCAGAAGACAGACGAGGGCATAGTTGCTTAATACTATGTTATTCAGGAAAGAAGGTAATTCATACAATCTGTGGAGTAAAGCAAAACAAAGTAGTAATAATAACAGTATATTTGCCAAAACTACCGAAATGGATTACACCAAAACAAAGAGCAGGAGGAACTAAAAATGCAGAATAA
- a CDS encoding DUF5678 domain-containing protein produces MKHVLIKGKKYNGQYVAVKDFKKPVVVANGTNPEEVYKIAIKKGVQDPVLLFVPSKNMVQIY; encoded by the coding sequence ATGAAACATGTTTTAATCAAAGGAAAAAAATATAACGGTCAATATGTGGCTGTAAAGGATTTCAAAAAACCCGTTGTCGTTGCTAATGGAACAAATCCGGAAGAGGTATATAAAATTGCGATAAAAAAAGGAGTTCAAGACCCTGTTTTGCTATTTGTACCATCAAAAAATATGGTGCAGATATATTGA